From one Paramormyrops kingsleyae isolate MSU_618 chromosome 1, PKINGS_0.4, whole genome shotgun sequence genomic stretch:
- the cbr1 gene encoding carbonyl reductase [NADPH] 1, with translation MSVPKVAFVTGSNKGIGLAVVRAMCKQFPGDVYLTARDVSRGTAAVESLKAEGLHPLFHQLDITDSASVRVARDFLKEKYGGLDVLINNAGIAFKMADRTPFGIQAEVTLRTNFFATRDFCNEFLPIIKPGGRVVNVSSVMSSVALNRCSPQLQARFRSDDITEDELVALMQRFVREAQANVHTKNGWPETAYGASKIGVTVLSRIHARQLRRDRPTDGILLNACCPGWVRTDMAGPNATKSPDEGAITPVYLALLPAGAEEPQGQFVSEKQVQVW, from the exons ATGTCTGTGCCCAAAGTTGCATTTGTCACCGGCTCCAACAAAGGTATAGGCCTTGCGGTGGTACGGGCAATGTGCAAGCAGTTCCCTGGGGACGTGTATCTGACCGCCCGGGATGTGAGCCGAGGCACAGCGGCGGTGGAGAGCCTGAAGGCGGAGGGGCTACACCCCCTGTTCCATCAGCTGGACATCACAGACTCAGCGAGCGTGCGTGTTGCACGGGATTTCCTAAAGGAAAAATACGGAGGCTTGGACGTGCTAATCAACAATGCAGGAATAGCTTtcaaaa TGGCTGACAGAACACCCTTTGGCATCCAAGCTGAAGTGACCCTCAGAACCAACTTCTTTGCCACCAGAGATTTTTGTAACGAGTTTCTCCCCATCATCAAACCAGGAG GCAGAGTGGTGAATGTGTCCAGTGTGATGAGCTCTGTCGCCCTGAACCGCTGCAGCCCTCAACTTCAGGCCCGTTTCCgcagtgatgacatcacagaggaTGAGTTGGTGGCGCTCATGCAGCGCTTTGTGCGGGAGGCCCAGGCGAACGTGCACACGAAGAACGGCTGGCCTGAGACGGCTTACGGTGCGTCCAAAATTGGCGTCACCGTGCTCTCCAGGATCCACGCTCGGCAGCTGCGTCGGGACCGGCCCACAGATGGGATCCTGCTCAATGCCTGCTGCCCCGGCTGGGTGAGGACCGATATGGCAGGACCCAATGCCACCAAGTCTCCAGATGAGGGCGCTATCACGCCCGTCTACCTTGCTCTGTTACCAGCAGGAGCTGAGGAGCCACAGGGCCAGTTTGTGTCTGAAAAGCAGGTGCAGGTGTGGTAG
- the setd4 gene encoding SET domain-containing protein 4 isoform X1 — MRNRTGRRARRKRRRLKCGQDPTRAVSLCHKSQYVELRRWLKERGFSSRSLVPALFSDTGRGLMTMKPVQAGDVLISLPETCLLTTTTVLSSSIGEYIRRWKPPLSPLLAICVFLISERHLGSQSRWKPYIDVLPKSYTCPAYFSDSVVSLLPGVLRKKALNQRDAVLEMHCSSRGFFHTLQPLFAQPVEDIFTCDAIRWAWCTVNSRTVYVQRCQSPFLSGDPDVYAMAPYLDLLNHSPVVQVEAGFNQATSCYEIRSTLGCKRFTQAFICYGAHDSQRLLLEYGFVAPNNPHRVVYVDPDLLQKFITGTDKQFSHKLLYLKDHHFLENLTFGVEGPSWKLMTTLRLLSLGPEQYASWKTVLLGAAVSQDCEERSVHLARILCQHLMEENADALERLSLMKVDADLSLTEQLSVVESLRREEQKILGYSFEVLRDIHS, encoded by the exons ATGAGGAACCGGACGGGGAGACGCGCTAGGAGGAAGCGGAGAAGGCTGAAGTGCGGGCAGGATCCCACCCGAGCAG TGAGCTTGTGTCATAAATCTCAGTACGTGGAACTGAGGAGATGGCTTAAGGAGCGTGGATTCTCTTCCAGATCCCTGGTTCCTGCGCTATTCTCAG ATACTGGAAGAGGGCTGATGACTATGAAGCCTGTTCAG GCTGGTGATGTACTTATCTCCTTGCCCGAGACGTGTCTTTTAACCACCACGACTGTTCTCAGTAGCTCTATTGGTGAATACATCAGAAG GTGGAAACCACCTCTCTCCCCACTTCTGGCCATCTGTGTGTTTCTCATCTCTGAGAGGCATTTGGGCTCGCAGTCACGGTGGAAACCCTACATCGACGTCCTGCCCAAATCATACACGTGTCCTGCCTACTTCTCAGACAGCGTCGTCAGCCTGCTGCCTGGTGTTCTCAGGAAGAAGGCCTTGAATCAGAGGGATGCAGTTCTGGAGATGCACTGCTCTTCACGGGGTTTTTTCCACACCCTCCAGCCCCTCTTTGCACAGCCTGTGGAGGACATATTCACCTGCGATGCCATTCGCTGGGCATGGTGCACGGTCAACTCCCGAACCGTGTATGTGCAGCGGTGCCAGAGTCCCTTCCTCTCCGGGGATCCCGATGTGTACGCAATGGCTCCGTACCTCGACTTACTTAATCATAGTCCTGTTGTTCAG GTGGAGGCCGGGTTCAATCAAGCGACAAGCTGTTATGAAATCCGCAGTACACTGGGCTGCAAGAGATTCACTCAAGCCTTCATCTGCTATGGTGCCCATGACAgccagcgcctcctgctggagTATGGGTTTGTGGCGCCAAACAACCCTCACCGTGTGGTCTACGTAGACCCAG ACCTCCTGCAGAAGTTCATCACTGGGACGGACAAACAGTTTTCACATAAACTGCTTTACCTGAAGGATCATCACTTTCTGGA AAACCTGACCTTTGGGGTGGAAGGCCCATCCTGGAAGTTAATGACAACGCTTCGACTGCTGTCCCTGGGACCAGAGCAATA TGCATCCTGGAAGACTGTCCTCTTGGGGGCAGCGGTGAGTCAAGATTGTGAGGAAAGGAGCGTCCATCTGGCCAGGATCTTATGCCAGCACCTCATGGAGGAGAACGCAGATGCTCTTGAGAGG CTTTCCCTCATGAAGGTGGATGCAGATCTCTCTCTCACAGAGCAGCTGTCTGTGGTGGAAAGCCTCAGACGTGAGGAGCAGAAGATTCTAGGATATTCATTCGAAGTTCTTCGGGATATTCATAGTTAG
- the setd4 gene encoding SET domain-containing protein 4 isoform X2, translated as MTMKPVQAGDVLISLPETCLLTTTTVLSSSIGEYIRRWKPPLSPLLAICVFLISERHLGSQSRWKPYIDVLPKSYTCPAYFSDSVVSLLPGVLRKKALNQRDAVLEMHCSSRGFFHTLQPLFAQPVEDIFTCDAIRWAWCTVNSRTVYVQRCQSPFLSGDPDVYAMAPYLDLLNHSPVVQVEAGFNQATSCYEIRSTLGCKRFTQAFICYGAHDSQRLLLEYGFVAPNNPHRVVYVDPDLLQKFITGTDKQFSHKLLYLKDHHFLENLTFGVEGPSWKLMTTLRLLSLGPEQYASWKTVLLGAAVSQDCEERSVHLARILCQHLMEENADALERLSLMKVDADLSLTEQLSVVESLRREEQKILGYSFEVLRDIHS; from the exons ATGACTATGAAGCCTGTTCAG GCTGGTGATGTACTTATCTCCTTGCCCGAGACGTGTCTTTTAACCACCACGACTGTTCTCAGTAGCTCTATTGGTGAATACATCAGAAG GTGGAAACCACCTCTCTCCCCACTTCTGGCCATCTGTGTGTTTCTCATCTCTGAGAGGCATTTGGGCTCGCAGTCACGGTGGAAACCCTACATCGACGTCCTGCCCAAATCATACACGTGTCCTGCCTACTTCTCAGACAGCGTCGTCAGCCTGCTGCCTGGTGTTCTCAGGAAGAAGGCCTTGAATCAGAGGGATGCAGTTCTGGAGATGCACTGCTCTTCACGGGGTTTTTTCCACACCCTCCAGCCCCTCTTTGCACAGCCTGTGGAGGACATATTCACCTGCGATGCCATTCGCTGGGCATGGTGCACGGTCAACTCCCGAACCGTGTATGTGCAGCGGTGCCAGAGTCCCTTCCTCTCCGGGGATCCCGATGTGTACGCAATGGCTCCGTACCTCGACTTACTTAATCATAGTCCTGTTGTTCAG GTGGAGGCCGGGTTCAATCAAGCGACAAGCTGTTATGAAATCCGCAGTACACTGGGCTGCAAGAGATTCACTCAAGCCTTCATCTGCTATGGTGCCCATGACAgccagcgcctcctgctggagTATGGGTTTGTGGCGCCAAACAACCCTCACCGTGTGGTCTACGTAGACCCAG ACCTCCTGCAGAAGTTCATCACTGGGACGGACAAACAGTTTTCACATAAACTGCTTTACCTGAAGGATCATCACTTTCTGGA AAACCTGACCTTTGGGGTGGAAGGCCCATCCTGGAAGTTAATGACAACGCTTCGACTGCTGTCCCTGGGACCAGAGCAATA TGCATCCTGGAAGACTGTCCTCTTGGGGGCAGCGGTGAGTCAAGATTGTGAGGAAAGGAGCGTCCATCTGGCCAGGATCTTATGCCAGCACCTCATGGAGGAGAACGCAGATGCTCTTGAGAGG CTTTCCCTCATGAAGGTGGATGCAGATCTCTCTCTCACAGAGCAGCTGTCTGTGGTGGAAAGCCTCAGACGTGAGGAGCAGAAGATTCTAGGATATTCATTCGAAGTTCTTCGGGATATTCATAGTTAG